One window of the Desulfobulbaceae bacterium genome contains the following:
- the maf gene encoding septum formation inhibitor Maf — translation MPLYKTLKPFILASASPRRQEMLRSLGLDFQVRAAEVDECLLAEESPEKYVQRVAGEKAKAIAVTVPEVWVIAADTAVVIADEVLGKPSDSSAALAMLKQLSGKRHRVLSGFCISCFQQNRSVQQISETEVWFNDLSDDILAAYVKTGDPLDKAGAYGIQSFGGVLVKEIFGSYSNVVGLPLAEITNEMLRLGIIGPGS, via the coding sequence ATGCCTCTCTACAAAACCCTAAAGCCTTTCATTCTCGCCTCTGCCTCACCTCGTCGCCAGGAGATGTTGAGATCTCTTGGCCTTGATTTTCAAGTCCGGGCCGCAGAAGTTGACGAGTGCCTTCTGGCAGAAGAATCACCGGAAAAATACGTTCAACGTGTTGCTGGAGAAAAGGCCAAAGCCATCGCTGTGACCGTGCCGGAAGTATGGGTCATTGCAGCTGATACAGCGGTTGTGATTGCCGATGAAGTTCTAGGTAAGCCAAGCGACAGCAGTGCAGCGCTTGCCATGCTTAAACAACTTTCCGGCAAGAGGCATCGAGTGCTTTCCGGCTTTTGCATCAGCTGTTTTCAGCAAAACAGATCGGTTCAACAAATTTCTGAAACAGAAGTCTGGTTTAATGATCTCTCTGATGATATTCTGGCTGCTTATGTGAAAACGGGTGATCCGCTTGACAAGGCAGGTGCCTATGGGATTCAATCATTTGGCGGGGTTTTGGTTAAAGAGATCTTTGGATCCTACAGCAATGTAGTTGGTCTGCCGCTTGCCGAAATTACCAACGAAATGTTGCGATTGGGGATTATTGGCCCCGGTTCTTGA
- a CDS encoding sel1 repeat family protein: protein MKRLFLLLPIILLLLLSLVATAPDQVFAEEIQESWEQIQFSYHLGYAAEGKVFAQFSLGKAYEQGSVVERDYGLARHWYAKAGEQGHVESQYNLGRLYETGAGASPDYELARHWYMKAAEQGNLEAQYSLGRMYGSGTGVVQDYIQARHWYTTAGDQGHGQSQYSLGRMYESGAGVKLDYGQAIDWYTKAAEQGHTESLYSLGRIGESRADDSDEYSKAVQWYLKAAVQGHAEAQYSLGRMYEVGTGVSQDYAQALRWFTKAGEKGHAESQCRVGRIYQEGLGIGQDYKQAIHWYTKAAEQGNATGQHNLGYLYARGFGFEKDLVSAYAWWTIAALKQDQKAIANKTLADNILTPQKISEAKELSRRLYAEIYGEDYNSL, encoded by the coding sequence ATGAAGAGACTGTTTTTACTACTGCCAATCATATTGTTACTCCTTCTATCGCTCGTGGCTACAGCGCCTGACCAGGTGTTTGCAGAGGAAATACAGGAGTCCTGGGAGCAGATACAGTTCAGTTATCATCTGGGCTATGCTGCTGAGGGCAAGGTGTTTGCTCAGTTTAGCCTTGGGAAGGCCTATGAACAAGGCTCTGTTGTCGAACGTGATTATGGGCTGGCAAGGCATTGGTATGCTAAGGCAGGGGAACAGGGGCACGTTGAATCACAATATAACCTGGGACGCCTGTATGAGACTGGTGCGGGTGCTAGCCCTGATTACGAGCTGGCCAGGCACTGGTACATGAAAGCGGCAGAGCAGGGAAACCTTGAGGCGCAATACAGTTTAGGACGTATGTATGGTTCGGGCACTGGTGTCGTCCAGGATTACATACAAGCGAGGCACTGGTACACAACGGCCGGCGATCAGGGACATGGCCAATCCCAGTATAGTTTAGGTCGTATGTACGAGTCCGGTGCTGGTGTTAAGCTGGATTATGGGCAGGCGATAGACTGGTATACTAAGGCCGCAGAGCAGGGCCATACTGAGTCACTGTATAGTCTTGGCCGTATCGGTGAATCTCGTGCTGATGATAGCGATGAATACTCGAAAGCAGTTCAGTGGTATCTCAAAGCCGCGGTGCAAGGTCACGCTGAAGCTCAATATAGCCTCGGGCGAATGTATGAGGTTGGAACTGGGGTTAGTCAGGATTACGCCCAGGCCCTGCGTTGGTTTACAAAGGCTGGAGAAAAGGGACATGCTGAGTCGCAATGTCGGGTAGGGCGCATCTATCAGGAGGGACTGGGCATTGGTCAGGATTATAAGCAAGCTATACACTGGTACACAAAGGCAGCTGAGCAGGGTAATGCCACGGGGCAACATAATCTTGGCTATCTGTATGCCAGAGGTTTTGGCTTTGAAAAAGATTTGGTCTCTGCCTATGCCTGGTGGACGATTGCGGCATTGAAGCAGGATCAGAAGGCGATTGCCAATAAGACACTTGCCGACAATATTTTGACTCCGCAGAAAATTTCTGAAGCCAAAGAGTTATCCAGAAGACTCTATGCAGAAATTTATGGGGAAGATTATAACTCCTTGTAG
- a CDS encoding TlpA family protein disulfide reductase → MKSLLYLFFTGLVFLTGCTRPEALGPGATFPALSVENLSGETVAVPAQFSAEMRLISIRTLGCRFCKSDFAEMEKLYQYYDRDKLAIFVINVGFEKKNVADFLRDKTVSFPVLVDKAMESMKLTKTTILPVVYLIDSRDVIIARIQGSFSFEEIRYEIDSFAEKSLREKNSL, encoded by the coding sequence ATGAAATCACTGCTTTATCTATTCTTTACTGGCCTTGTTTTTCTTACAGGATGCACAAGGCCGGAGGCGTTAGGTCCCGGCGCCACGTTTCCCGCACTTTCGGTTGAAAACCTTTCAGGAGAAACAGTGGCTGTTCCCGCGCAATTTTCGGCCGAGATGCGTCTAATTTCCATCAGGACCCTTGGTTGCCGCTTCTGTAAAAGTGATTTTGCCGAGATGGAGAAACTATACCAATATTATGACAGAGATAAACTTGCTATTTTCGTGATTAATGTTGGTTTTGAGAAAAAAAATGTAGCGGATTTCCTGCGGGACAAAACTGTTTCATTTCCGGTGCTGGTAGACAAGGCGATGGAATCGATGAAACTGACAAAGACCACAATTTTGCCGGTTGTTTATCTTATTGACTCAAGAGATGTCATTATAGCGCGTATTCAAGGCAGCTTCAGCTTCGAAGAAATCAGATACGAAATAGATTCTTTTGCAGAAAAATCTCTCAGAGAGAAAAACTCTTTATAA
- a CDS encoding sulfite exporter TauE/SafE family protein, with product MSVYNNITGFFVLGLLGGFGHCVGMCNPFVLYIASRFSCKEKSGKLQLLLPHITYNSGRITTYISLGLFCGILGKISGDLIRIQGFAAIAAGIFLVLYGLFGLVGKNLLKKAESITLVTAIINSIRKVEPSSPFLLGITLGFMPCGLVYSALVSAVALGSPLAGGSAMAAFGLGTSVAMLTAALFGNYIISKRGIFNKLSMLLLIGMGIYFIVAAL from the coding sequence ATGAGTGTATATAACAATATAACAGGATTTTTTGTCCTGGGGCTTCTCGGAGGATTTGGGCACTGCGTCGGGATGTGCAACCCCTTTGTCCTCTACATCGCCTCCCGCTTCAGTTGTAAGGAGAAATCCGGCAAACTGCAACTCCTTCTTCCGCATATAACCTATAATTCGGGGCGCATTACAACATACATCTCGTTAGGATTATTCTGTGGAATCCTGGGTAAAATTAGTGGTGATCTGATCCGAATCCAGGGCTTTGCTGCGATTGCTGCCGGAATATTTTTAGTGTTGTATGGTCTTTTTGGTCTTGTGGGGAAGAATCTTTTAAAAAAAGCTGAAAGCATAACTTTAGTAACTGCCATTATCAACAGTATTCGCAAAGTTGAACCAAGCAGTCCGTTTCTGCTGGGAATCACCCTTGGCTTTATGCCCTGTGGTTTAGTCTACAGTGCTCTAGTCAGTGCTGTTGCGCTTGGGAGCCCATTAGCAGGAGGCTCAGCCATGGCAGCATTTGGCTTGGGCACATCTGTTGCGATGCTGACGGCAGCACTGTTCGGAAACTATATTATCTCAAAACGCGGGATTTTTAATAAACTATCCATGCTTTTGCTGATCGGGATGGGCATCTATTTTATCGTTGCTGCCCTCTGA
- the ccoS gene encoding cbb3-type cytochrome oxidase assembly protein CcoS, producing the protein MIWTAVMLLLFSLFLGVAAWLFFVWGVKSGQFDDIEGPKYRIFDDDEEENLIGRDNSEGSNDKIDAHPDQQKHG; encoded by the coding sequence ATGATCTGGACAGCGGTTATGCTCTTGTTGTTTTCCCTTTTTCTGGGAGTTGCGGCCTGGCTGTTCTTTGTATGGGGTGTGAAGAGCGGCCAGTTTGATGATATTGAGGGTCCAAAATACCGAATTTTTGACGATGATGAAGAGGAAAACCTTATTGGGCGCGATAACTCAGAGGGCAGCAACGATAAAATAGATGCCCATCCCGATCAGCAAAAGCATGGATAG
- a CDS encoding heavy metal translocating P-type ATPase, which produces MDSTSTEHEVKCTHCLLEISPHDALYLENKAGRQLPFCCSGCRGIFELINEEGLNSYYSRRQGWTSGPPETATIHIELFTERIIEEKNGTLSIDFLLSGIRCASCIWLIEKVVSKIAGVERCQLNYATNRAKIVWQPSTTSLPLILTQIQRHGYTPHPVDGNEMENREGRELLILFGTAAFLSMQLMIYSMALYAGYFQGMDPGMRLILQIAAGLVATPVVFFSGKPFIKGAIGGLKSFHFSMDFLIVLGVGAAYFLSIYQTVIGGEIFYDTAVMIITLILLGRLIESGARRKAAGAVRALASLVPDQARLEEDIYQPVKSITVGQEIIVLPGERIPLDGIVINGSSEVDESMLTGESRPLGKKVGAPVLGGTANLNGRIVVKVTHTVAETVLSQIIKSVEEAQSRKAPVQAVADRIVGYFVPAVLLVAAAAFFMALNEHSIEESVIRMVSVLIVACPCALGLATPLAILVGTGIGASRGILYKGGDILEHASKIKRVVFDKTGTLTTGQMAVAEADILGRKTSKEHCLLLAASLESGSEHSIGKAFLREYKARDLYPVKEFKAHIGLGVSGTVEAKEYLLGSLPFMLKSGVVIDDANADFQQRGETLIYLAQGTELLAIFNITDKLRPEASSMVLELKKLGIQSSLVSGDRQLAVSRVASAVEMHDYRYEAMPLDKVAYIEDQQRAGYRTAMVGDGINDAPALTTADVGIAVAKGTDIAMDSADIVLMRDDLNLVTESLILADKTFSTIKQNLFWAFGYNLLVLPAAFLGLLHPIISAAAMALSSLCVVGNSLLLRKHNSGADS; this is translated from the coding sequence ATGGATAGTACCTCCACAGAGCATGAGGTTAAATGCACCCACTGCCTGCTTGAAATCAGCCCCCATGATGCTTTGTATCTTGAAAATAAAGCAGGCAGGCAACTTCCCTTTTGCTGCAGTGGCTGCCGTGGAATTTTTGAGTTAATTAACGAAGAAGGACTCAACTCCTACTATAGCCGCAGGCAGGGCTGGACCAGTGGCCCACCAGAAACCGCCACGATTCATATCGAGCTTTTCACAGAAAGAATCATCGAAGAAAAAAACGGCACCCTCTCAATTGATTTTTTATTAAGCGGTATCCGTTGCGCTTCCTGCATCTGGCTAATCGAAAAGGTTGTTAGTAAGATTGCTGGTGTAGAAAGATGCCAGCTGAACTATGCGACCAACAGGGCCAAGATTGTTTGGCAGCCATCCACTACCAGCCTCCCGCTGATACTGACTCAAATACAGAGACATGGCTATACCCCCCATCCTGTCGACGGCAATGAGATGGAAAACAGGGAAGGGCGCGAACTGCTCATTCTTTTTGGAACTGCGGCTTTTTTATCCATGCAATTAATGATTTATTCCATGGCTCTTTATGCGGGCTATTTCCAAGGCATGGATCCTGGCATGCGTCTGATTTTGCAAATTGCCGCCGGCCTGGTTGCCACTCCAGTTGTCTTCTTCAGCGGCAAACCATTTATAAAAGGTGCCATCGGCGGGCTGAAATCATTTCACTTCAGCATGGATTTTTTAATTGTTCTGGGCGTTGGGGCAGCCTATTTCCTGTCAATTTACCAGACCGTAATTGGCGGTGAAATCTTCTACGACACCGCCGTGATGATTATCACCTTGATTCTCCTTGGCAGATTAATTGAATCGGGCGCCCGAAGAAAAGCTGCTGGCGCAGTCCGTGCCTTGGCCTCTTTAGTCCCGGATCAGGCACGACTTGAGGAAGATATCTATCAGCCTGTCAAAAGCATCACGGTTGGCCAAGAGATCATCGTTTTGCCCGGTGAACGTATTCCTTTAGACGGTATAGTAATCAATGGCAGCTCCGAAGTAGATGAATCGATGCTTACCGGGGAGTCGCGCCCATTAGGCAAAAAGGTTGGCGCCCCCGTTCTGGGGGGAACAGCTAACTTAAACGGCAGAATCGTCGTCAAGGTTACGCATACCGTTGCCGAAACTGTTCTGAGCCAAATCATTAAGTCGGTTGAAGAGGCCCAGTCGAGAAAAGCCCCGGTTCAAGCTGTGGCCGATCGAATCGTAGGATATTTCGTACCAGCGGTACTGCTGGTTGCTGCCGCTGCATTTTTCATGGCACTTAACGAGCATTCTATTGAGGAGTCTGTTATTCGAATGGTTTCGGTGTTAATTGTTGCCTGCCCCTGTGCACTTGGCCTTGCAACGCCTCTGGCAATTCTGGTAGGTACTGGAATTGGAGCCAGCAGAGGAATATTATACAAGGGCGGTGACATTTTAGAACATGCCAGCAAAATCAAGCGGGTTGTTTTCGATAAAACAGGAACCTTAACAACCGGCCAGATGGCCGTTGCCGAAGCAGATATTCTGGGGCGAAAAACCAGCAAGGAACACTGTTTATTGCTGGCAGCATCCTTGGAGTCTGGTTCCGAACACTCAATCGGCAAGGCATTTTTAAGAGAATACAAGGCACGTGATCTTTACCCTGTGAAGGAATTTAAAGCGCATATCGGCTTAGGTGTCAGCGGAACAGTTGAGGCAAAAGAGTATCTTTTAGGCAGTCTTCCTTTTATGCTGAAATCAGGCGTGGTGATTGATGATGCGAACGCTGACTTTCAACAAAGAGGTGAAACTCTTATTTATCTTGCACAGGGCACAGAGCTGCTGGCAATATTCAATATTACCGACAAACTCCGGCCAGAGGCTTCGAGTATGGTTTTAGAGCTAAAAAAACTTGGCATTCAAAGCTCACTGGTTTCAGGGGACCGACAGCTTGCTGTAAGCAGGGTTGCATCGGCTGTTGAGATGCATGATTACCGGTATGAGGCCATGCCTTTAGATAAAGTTGCCTATATCGAAGATCAACAGAGAGCCGGTTATCGGACTGCCATGGTCGGTGATGGCATTAATGACGCCCCAGCTTTAACAACCGCCGACGTAGGTATTGCAGTTGCCAAAGGCACTGATATTGCGATGGATAGTGCGGATATTGTCCTTATGCGAGATGATCTCAACTTAGTAACAGAGTCACTGATTTTGGCCGACAAGACATTCTCAACAATTAAGCAGAATCTGTTTTGGGCCTTCGGCTATAATCTGCTCGTTTTGCCTGCCGCCTTTCTGGGACTGCTGCACCCTATAATCAGTGCGGCGGCCATGGCCTTAAGCTCCTTATGTGTCGTTGGCAACTCCCTTCTCCTCCGCAAACACAACTCAGGGGCTGATTCATGA
- a CDS encoding cbb3-type cytochrome c oxidase subunit 3 produces the protein MNLIMMYGLLLVVVFVAIIIYFYSPKRKDEVEEAKYTMLDDD, from the coding sequence ATGAACCTGATAATGATGTACGGATTACTTCTCGTTGTGGTTTTTGTAGCCATAATCATCTACTTCTATTCACCAAAGAGAAAAGATGAGGTTGAAGAGGCCAAGTATACAATGCTTGATGATGACTGA
- a CDS encoding FixH family protein — translation DVDNAYEKGMQYPVELEKIAKLGWNFSVKNNLVVAGAPGTVELLIVDNEGIPVQGAQVSMEFSLLTKPDGLPSQSAPEKSPGQYLATVDLPVHGHWLVDVKIIYNGETLLHTFKLYIEKGK, via the coding sequence GCGACGTTGATAATGCTTACGAGAAAGGAATGCAATACCCTGTTGAACTTGAAAAAATTGCTAAACTCGGCTGGAATTTTTCCGTCAAGAACAATCTCGTTGTTGCCGGCGCCCCAGGAACGGTCGAACTGTTGATTGTTGACAATGAAGGGATCCCTGTGCAAGGGGCTCAGGTATCAATGGAATTTTCCCTGCTCACAAAACCAGATGGCCTCCCCAGTCAATCAGCCCCAGAGAAAAGCCCAGGGCAGTATCTAGCCACTGTTGATCTGCCTGTTCACGGGCACTGGCTTGTTGACGTAAAAATCATATACAATGGCGAGACCTTGCTGCACACATTTAAACTTTACATTGAAAAGGGCAAATAA
- a CDS encoding 4Fe-4S binding protein translates to MVWALALTYLLLPFLQVGGESAFRFDVPTLRLHFFETALWVQEFYVVMLASLFSVLFFFLITLVFGRIWCGWLCPQTIISDLTDPIVRFSKHSFLAKAAAHLILAFWALSVGFSTVCYFVSPYEAIPEILALKLGPVATGSIVVIALLTYFNLVFLRRTFCATICPYAKFQGAITDNKTLKICLDEGRKDECIHCRQCLKVCPTGLDIREGMQMSCIMCAACVDACSAVMSKNNKKGLITYKFGALDTFGFAEILRPGVLALFLLIAVTFGLFSHQAFFRTAFDFNILPHSLTPRYTKAGETLNAYVLSIKNMDKKEIALSLTVSDVPDGSELKLSITEPLLIPAGIAGKFPLFIRTKEKIEGDSKITLRLESIENPKQVAEKSAYFIIPQTK, encoded by the coding sequence GTGGTCTGGGCTTTGGCTCTCACCTATCTCCTCCTGCCATTTTTACAGGTTGGCGGCGAGAGCGCCTTTCGGTTTGATGTACCAACATTGAGACTCCATTTTTTTGAGACGGCCCTTTGGGTTCAAGAATTTTATGTGGTAATGCTGGCCTCGCTTTTTTCTGTTCTGTTTTTTTTCCTCATAACCCTGGTTTTTGGCCGGATCTGGTGCGGATGGCTCTGCCCCCAGACCATTATCAGTGATTTAACTGATCCTATTGTTCGGTTCAGCAAACACAGCTTCCTGGCCAAGGCTGCTGCGCATCTTATTCTAGCTTTTTGGGCCTTATCTGTCGGCTTTAGCACAGTTTGTTATTTTGTCTCTCCCTATGAAGCTATTCCGGAGATACTGGCATTGAAACTCGGTCCAGTGGCCACCGGCAGCATAGTGGTTATTGCCCTGCTCACCTATTTCAATCTTGTTTTTTTGCGCCGAACCTTTTGTGCAACTATATGTCCATACGCCAAGTTCCAAGGCGCAATAACAGATAACAAAACCCTTAAAATCTGCCTGGATGAAGGGCGTAAGGACGAATGTATCCACTGCAGGCAATGTTTGAAAGTTTGCCCAACCGGGCTCGATATCAGAGAAGGAATGCAGATGAGCTGTATTATGTGTGCCGCCTGTGTAGATGCCTGCTCTGCGGTAATGAGCAAAAACAACAAGAAAGGCCTTATTACTTATAAATTTGGCGCACTCGACACATTTGGTTTTGCAGAGATACTCAGACCCGGAGTACTGGCGCTGTTTTTGTTGATAGCAGTGACGTTTGGTTTGTTTTCGCACCAGGCATTTTTCCGCACGGCTTTTGACTTTAACATCCTGCCCCACTCCTTAACACCACGCTATACAAAGGCTGGGGAAACTCTTAATGCCTACGTACTCTCCATTAAGAATATGGACAAGAAGGAGATAGCCCTCAGCCTTACAGTTTCAGATGTTCCAGATGGGTCTGAACTCAAGCTCTCAATTACCGAGCCGCTGCTAATTCCAGCCGGTATTGCCGGAAAGTTCCCTCTGTTCATTCGAACAAAAGAGAAAATCGAAGGCGACAGCAAAATAACTCTCAGATTAGAGAGTATTGAAAATCCGAAACAAGTTGCTGAGAAATCAGCATATTTTATAATTCCACAAACTAAATGA